The DNA region TTCTTCAACCTGCGCCGGCTGAAGAGCCAGATGGCCGAACTGGAACAGGGAGACCTGTCGCCGGAGACGGTGGCCACCATCGCCGCCGAGCTGGACGTTCCGGAAACCGAAGTGGTGGAGATGAACCGCCGCCTCGCCGCAAACGACAGCTCGCTCGACGCAACCCTGTCGACCGATGGCGAGACCAACTGGCTGGAACTGCTGGCGGACGACCGCCCCACGCAGGACACCATGCTGGCGGAAGCGGACGAACTCGCGTTGCGCCGCCGGCTCGTCGGCCAGGCCCTGGACCGGCTGGACGCGCGTGAACGCCGCATCCTGTTCGAGCGCCGGCTGAAGGACGATCCGTCGACCCTCGAAGCGTTGAGCCAGCAATTCTCGGTATCGCGCGAACGCGTCCGCCAGATCGAGGTGCGGGCCTTCGAGAAGCTCCAGAAAGCCGTGCTCAGCGCCGCCCAGGCTCTGCGCCGGCCGGCCACTCCGATGATCGCCTGATCCTACCCGGTATCCCGTCCGGCGCGGGCTCCGCTCCGGACGGGCCTCATGCGGCACCGGCCACCCGGACGGACCTCGCCGCATCGTTCCCGCGGGCCGCG from Azospirillum ramasamyi includes:
- the rpoH gene encoding RNA polymerase sigma factor RpoH, which produces MLKKLLTGENASLTRYIEESKRFPILAPDVERDLAIAWRERGSPQALEQLVGSHLRLVIKIARGFGGYGLPLVDLVAEGNVGLMQAAQKFDPQRGFRFATYATWWIRAAIQEYILHSWSLVKMGTTAAQKKLFFNLRRLKSQMAELEQGDLSPETVATIAAELDVPETEVVEMNRRLAANDSSLDATLSTDGETNWLELLADDRPTQDTMLAEADELALRRRLVGQALDRLDARERRILFERRLKDDPSTLEALSQQFSVSRERVRQIEVRAFEKLQKAVLSAAQALRRPATPMIA